A single Chitinophagales bacterium DNA region contains:
- a CDS encoding S41 family peptidase → MKKLKMGLAGVFFTFAALFAISFKDVDYFEISKNIDIFVSLFKELNIHYVDKVEPSHAIRVAIDAMLKDLDPYTEYYSEAETEDFRIQTTGKYGGIGSLISQRDEFVIIDEPYEGMPAHLAGLIPGDRILEIDGKSMKGKKTDDVSKLLKGQAGSSFKLTYERLQADGTYKKMTTEITRKEIKLKNVPYAGMISNDIGYIKLESFMENAGNDVRTEFLKLKEANKNMKGLVLDLRGNPGGLLHEAVDLSNIFIDQNNEIVSTKGKIQEMQSTHRTKRRADDANIPLIVLTNGGSASASEIVAGAVQDYDRGVILGGKTFGKGLVQNTRPLPYNTQMKVTTAKYYIPSGRCIQAINYAEKNPDGSVKKIPDSLKIPFKTKAGRVVYDGGGIDPDVKTKKEYLAPIIFYLMAKGVTADFANQYVAKNPKPNSPKTFRLPDAEYEKFIQYAKSKNFNYDSEVDRELANLKEKAEGEKLMPSIQKAYDELAAKVKEAKNNEFMTHKKDIHEYLEGEIVRRYFFRKGVVEHDFEHDEDIKEALKLFANPSEYNKLLKK, encoded by the coding sequence ATGAAAAAACTAAAAATGGGATTAGCTGGAGTGTTCTTTACATTCGCTGCCTTATTTGCCATCTCTTTTAAAGATGTAGACTATTTCGAGATATCTAAAAATATTGACATTTTCGTTTCACTTTTCAAGGAGCTCAATATTCACTATGTAGATAAAGTAGAGCCTAGCCACGCTATAAGAGTAGCGATTGATGCTATGCTCAAAGACCTAGACCCTTACACGGAATATTATTCAGAAGCCGAAACAGAGGATTTTCGAATTCAGACCACGGGAAAATACGGTGGTATAGGTAGTCTTATCTCTCAGCGGGACGAATTTGTTATTATAGACGAACCCTACGAAGGCATGCCTGCACATTTGGCTGGCTTAATACCCGGTGATCGAATTCTAGAAATCGATGGAAAGTCTATGAAAGGAAAAAAAACTGATGATGTAAGTAAGCTTCTCAAAGGACAGGCGGGATCTTCGTTCAAACTCACTTATGAAAGACTTCAAGCAGATGGCACCTATAAAAAAATGACTACGGAAATCACCCGTAAAGAAATAAAACTCAAAAACGTACCGTATGCAGGTATGATTTCTAATGATATTGGGTATATAAAATTGGAGAGTTTTATGGAAAATGCTGGTAATGATGTCCGTACTGAGTTTTTAAAACTTAAGGAAGCTAATAAAAACATGAAAGGTCTTGTGCTAGATTTACGAGGAAATCCTGGAGGACTTCTCCATGAGGCTGTAGATTTATCTAATATATTTATTGATCAAAATAATGAAATCGTCAGCACAAAAGGAAAAATTCAAGAGATGCAGTCGACCCACAGAACCAAGCGAAGAGCAGATGATGCTAATATTCCGCTTATTGTGCTTACGAATGGTGGATCTGCATCTGCTTCGGAAATCGTGGCTGGTGCAGTTCAAGACTATGATAGAGGAGTAATTTTAGGTGGGAAAACATTTGGCAAAGGACTCGTTCAAAATACGCGACCATTGCCCTATAACACGCAAATGAAAGTAACTACAGCTAAATACTATATCCCTTCAGGAAGATGTATACAAGCAATAAATTATGCTGAAAAAAACCCAGATGGCTCTGTTAAAAAAATTCCCGACTCTCTAAAGATTCCATTTAAAACGAAAGCTGGTAGAGTAGTATATGATGGGGGAGGCATAGATCCCGATGTAAAGACTAAAAAAGAATACCTAGCTCCTATTATTTTCTATTTGATGGCAAAAGGCGTTACTGCAGATTTTGCAAATCAATATGTAGCAAAAAACCCAAAGCCAAATTCGCCTAAAACATTTAGACTGCCCGATGCAGAATATGAGAAATTTATACAATATGCAAAGTCTAAAAACTTTAACTATGATTCCGAGGTGGACAGGGAACTAGCTAACCTCAAAGAAAAAGCAGAAGGAGAAAAGCTCATGCCTAGTATTCAAAAAGCCTATGACGAGCTAGCAGCCAAGGTTAAGGAAGCAAAAAATAATGAGTTTATGACACACAAAAAAGATATTCATGAGTATCTGGAAGGTGAAATTGTGAGAAGATACTTTTTCCGCAAAGGAGTTGTAGAGCATGATTTCGAGCATGATGAAGATATCAAAGAAGCTCTCAAGTTATTTGCCAACCCCTCAGAGTATAATAAATTACTTAAAAAATAA
- a CDS encoding 2-oxoacid:acceptor oxidoreductase subunit alpha, producing MNKFVVTLAGDSGDGIQLLGNAFSNNVALENLDLNTLSDFPAEIRAPAGTVSGVSGFQIQYGGEKINTAGNKSDVFIAFNAAALKKYFKTLKPTGVLIYDPSGFDTKNCKLAGFDLSELEAIPNKKLEVAFSGMTKEALLEFKVEDKAKDKNKNIFALGFLAFALESSIDKTLDLIKNKFKGDQLEMMEVALKKGFHYGETIEFSLEKLDDKAHFKEGYYRNINGNSAIALAILSAPKIFGRNVFFGGYPITPASDILHELAKTKMKEVIVKQAEDEIAAAGMALGAAFAGNIGITASSGPGIDLKQETIGLAHMAEIPLLIIDVQRAGPSTGLPTKVEQSDLNMVIKGRHGDCPVPVVSIRNPSSAYDTTLQAIEMMMRFQTPVFLLSDALIANGSELWEVPPIEARTIDFYKSDLPFSRSEDSLVRPWTDLGQAGVNYIAGGLEKDYHTGHISYEGQNHHKMVETRYQKILKMSEYIPDCVLEKFSSEKGTLILSWGSTYGATKEAFSELAKQFHEIAHLHLDWIFPFPKNFLSTINSYDQIIVPELNHGQFADYLGAFYKKPIFKINKLKGNPFFEEELTVKISDILN from the coding sequence ATGAATAAATTTGTAGTCACCCTAGCTGGAGATTCTGGCGATGGTATTCAGTTATTAGGAAATGCTTTTTCTAATAACGTTGCTTTAGAAAATCTCGACCTCAATACCCTTTCTGATTTCCCTGCGGAAATACGAGCGCCTGCAGGCACAGTTAGCGGCGTATCTGGATTTCAAATTCAGTATGGTGGTGAAAAAATTAATACTGCTGGCAATAAATCTGATGTATTCATTGCCTTTAATGCTGCAGCGCTTAAGAAGTATTTCAAAACCTTAAAACCTACTGGTGTACTAATCTATGACCCAAGTGGCTTTGATACGAAAAATTGCAAGTTAGCAGGGTTTGATTTGTCAGAACTAGAAGCTATTCCCAATAAAAAATTAGAAGTAGCATTTTCTGGTATGACCAAAGAGGCACTCCTAGAATTTAAAGTAGAAGATAAAGCAAAGGATAAAAATAAAAATATTTTCGCTTTAGGATTTCTTGCTTTTGCTTTGGAATCTTCGATAGATAAAACCCTAGATTTGATTAAAAATAAATTTAAGGGAGATCAACTTGAAATGATGGAAGTAGCTCTCAAGAAAGGTTTTCACTATGGTGAAACTATTGAGTTTTCACTTGAAAAATTAGATGATAAAGCTCATTTTAAAGAAGGTTATTATAGAAACATTAATGGAAATTCGGCAATAGCTTTAGCGATTCTTTCTGCTCCTAAAATTTTTGGTCGAAATGTTTTCTTTGGAGGATATCCTATTACACCTGCATCCGATATTCTTCATGAATTGGCTAAGACGAAGATGAAAGAAGTGATTGTAAAACAAGCCGAAGATGAAATCGCAGCAGCAGGCATGGCTTTAGGTGCTGCCTTTGCAGGGAATATAGGGATTACCGCATCATCTGGTCCTGGCATAGACCTAAAGCAAGAAACTATAGGTCTTGCCCACATGGCAGAAATCCCACTACTAATTATAGATGTGCAGCGCGCTGGTCCTAGTACTGGCTTACCTACCAAGGTAGAGCAGTCGGATTTAAATATGGTGATCAAGGGACGACATGGGGATTGTCCTGTGCCGGTAGTAAGCATAAGAAATCCCTCTAGCGCATATGATACCACTTTGCAAGCTATAGAAATGATGATGCGATTTCAGACACCTGTTTTTTTATTGAGTGATGCCCTCATTGCGAATGGCAGTGAACTCTGGGAAGTACCACCCATCGAAGCTCGAACCATTGATTTTTATAAGAGCGATTTGCCTTTTTCACGATCTGAAGATAGCTTAGTAAGACCATGGACAGATTTGGGTCAAGCAGGTGTAAACTATATCGCTGGAGGATTGGAGAAAGATTATCACACAGGTCATATTTCCTATGAAGGACAAAACCATCACAAGATGGTAGAAACACGGTACCAAAAAATTCTGAAAATGTCTGAATATATCCCAGATTGCGTTTTAGAGAAATTCAGTTCGGAAAAAGGGACATTGATATTAAGCTGGGGTTCTACCTATGGAGCTACCAAAGAAGCTTTCTCTGAACTAGCTAAACAATTTCATGAAATAGCCCACTTACACTTAGATTGGATATTTCCTTTTCCTAAAAACTTTCTTTCCACAATAAATTCTTATGACCAGATAATTGTGCCAGAACTCAATCATGGTCAGTTTGCTGATTATCTTGGAGCATTTTATAAAAAACCAATTTTTAAAATCAATAAGTTGAAAGGAAATCCATTTTTTGAAGAGGAATTAACAGTAAAGATTTCAGATATACTGAATTAA
- a CDS encoding M28 family peptidase, producing MIHKKTLLFLLLIIDNSYFAQNIGFEDILEGQNINFTKSILTTLTSPQFEGRDIERESISRSIVYLESMLRAYNIKTYFDNYRIPYKIDANKTGYNIVGLYRGNLRKRSAILITANYDNLGMAKNRTTKDSFFKGGNDNATGVSAVFQLALFFNKIKPRENIIFAFTSGKHKNMIGAGFLADTLMKYDYLDIKYVINLEMLGRPFLEGRQNLLCVQDSANTLMNQLNRYIHPEFIQLAHGDVFRESFEHEPFFNVLKVPSITLTSFNFENDKYYLTVKDDLDNLYLEYLHRTTARITLALYSLINENRVVKFGEEEKEK from the coding sequence ATGATTCATAAAAAGACGTTGCTCTTCCTTCTATTGATTATAGACAATTCTTACTTTGCTCAAAACATTGGGTTTGAAGATATACTAGAAGGACAAAATATAAATTTTACCAAAAGCATCCTGACCACACTTACCAGTCCACAATTTGAAGGAAGAGACATAGAACGAGAGAGTATTTCACGAAGCATTGTTTATCTCGAAAGTATGTTGCGAGCATATAATATCAAAACCTATTTTGATAATTATCGAATACCCTACAAAATAGATGCTAATAAAACAGGATATAATATTGTAGGACTCTATCGGGGCAATCTGAGAAAACGCTCAGCGATACTTATTACTGCTAACTATGACAATCTAGGAATGGCTAAAAATAGGACTACCAAGGATAGTTTTTTTAAAGGTGGTAATGATAATGCCACAGGAGTCTCCGCCGTTTTTCAGCTAGCGCTTTTCTTTAATAAAATCAAACCTCGTGAAAATATAATCTTTGCCTTCACTTCTGGGAAACACAAAAATATGATAGGTGCTGGTTTTCTCGCCGATACACTTATGAAATACGATTACTTGGACATTAAATATGTAATTAACCTAGAAATGCTGGGGCGACCTTTCCTCGAAGGTAGGCAAAATCTGCTCTGTGTTCAGGATTCTGCCAATACACTCATGAACCAACTTAATAGGTATATACATCCTGAATTTATCCAATTAGCTCACGGCGATGTATTTCGTGAAAGCTTTGAGCATGAGCCATTCTTTAATGTGCTTAAGGTCCCAAGTATAACCCTTACATCCTTCAACTTTGAAAATGATAAATACTACCTAACTGTTAAAGATGATTTAGATAATCTATACCTTGAATATTTGCATAGAACTACTGCTAGAATTACTCTAGCCCTTTATTCATTAATTAATGAAAATAGAGTAGTAAAATTTGGAGAAGAAGAAAAGGAAAAGTAA
- a CDS encoding MscL family protein, which translates to MYIKKYLEEFRLFATSGNMFDLALGVIIGAAFSTVVDSLSTDIIGDFIAALGGVPDMSGLTVPFLKGQIHVGKF; encoded by the coding sequence ATGTATATTAAAAAATATTTAGAAGAATTTCGGCTCTTTGCTACGAGTGGCAACATGTTTGACCTAGCGTTAGGAGTTATCATCGGTGCAGCCTTTTCTACAGTGGTAGATAGTCTATCTACCGATATTATCGGGGATTTTATAGCTGCCTTAGGAGGTGTTCCAGATATGTCAGGACTTACAGTACCCTTTTTAAAAGGGCAGATACATGTAGGAAAATTTTAA
- a CDS encoding phosphatase PAP2 family protein encodes MLFQSIMTLYGQNSTYSLSLAREISFFATGLSFNALGAIQSRNTSVLRVEDIEKLSRNVLDGLDRTATYNYSLKAKGMSDKLLLGSLVLPTTIMLDPNQRNQLGEKTTMLLQTYLINAGSTLLVKSLVRRTRPFVYNENVPLSEKLKADARMSFFSGHTSFTASSAFFTASMLTANGQNKNLAPIIWSSAAVLPAVQGYLRWKAGKHFPTDIFIGYAIGAGLGYLIPKIHEGF; translated from the coding sequence TTGTTATTTCAATCCATAATGACTTTGTACGGACAAAACTCTACATATTCTCTGAGTCTAGCAAGAGAAATTAGTTTTTTTGCCACAGGTCTTAGTTTCAATGCCTTAGGTGCCATACAGAGTAGAAATACTTCTGTATTAAGAGTAGAAGATATTGAAAAGCTCTCTCGCAATGTCTTAGATGGGCTAGATAGAACGGCGACTTATAACTACTCGCTGAAAGCGAAGGGAATGAGCGACAAGTTGCTCTTAGGTTCTTTGGTTTTGCCTACGACGATAATGCTTGACCCGAATCAGCGAAATCAACTAGGAGAAAAAACGACCATGTTGCTTCAAACTTACCTGATCAATGCGGGTAGTACTTTGCTTGTTAAATCACTAGTGAGACGTACCAGACCATTTGTGTATAATGAAAATGTGCCCCTCTCAGAGAAGCTAAAAGCGGATGCCCGCATGTCTTTTTTCTCTGGACATACTAGTTTCACGGCTAGTTCAGCATTTTTCACCGCATCTATGCTCACTGCCAATGGTCAAAATAAGAATTTAGCGCCAATAATATGGTCTAGTGCCGCTGTATTACCGGCTGTTCAGGGTTATCTTCGCTGGAAGGCGGGCAAGCATTTCCCTACGGATATTTTCATAGGATATGCTATAGGGGCTGGCTTAGGCTATCTAATTCCGAAAATACATGAAGGTTTTTAA
- a CDS encoding leucine--tRNA ligase, which yields MQYSPSAIDQAAKKIWSDKDIYKIENDISKPKHYVLEMFPYPSGAGLHVGHPLGYVASDIYARFKRMKGFNVLHPMGFDSFGLPAEQYAIETGKDPRDTTKENIATYKNQLNKIGLSFDWSREVVTSSPEYYKWTQWLFIEMFNSIYCYENLCAYSIDVLIRHFEEHGNYNNTAFTNNQVKAFSAEEWKNYSEKEKSDILMNYRLIYTSMGEVNWCEALGTVLANDEVINGRSERGNHPVVKKKMRQWSLRMTAYADRLLQGLEEVDFSNSLKDQQRNWIGKSTGAQVTFPLVTNRSFIVFIEAALNDNSNDKTSFSLGAIDDSFSQILSEKSGIKLNQEYQFEIDNYAVRHIFERHGNTCLEEKRGQKSVNSYDFELLMDVLLKPDNVIYGGVNLRGLPTIIFTKQIRKANYVAVFEIRKGRKKINLSTFRINKGKTGLQSSLLIEGAMPSRNLESFSETPKTILDSAKIDKIYLTNRKNILVYTTRPDTIFGATFMVMAPEHTIVSKIVTDEYKTKVNEYIAYCKSKSDIDRQAEKEVSGQFTGAYAIHPFTGKLLPIYIAEYVLMGYGTGAIMAVPAEDERDRKFAEKFGIEIIEIFDKKGIEKSEIGDKQGILKNSDFINGLNWKDGFDKVIVRMEDDGIGERKTQFRLRDANFSRQRYWGEPIPILWKDEIPYPLDKSQLPLLNPDVDSFLPSKDGQAPNARNEKWVHEIEGYTREVDTMPAFAGSSWYFLRYMDPQNDKEFVSKNIAKYWGQVDLYQGGSEHAVGHLLYSRYFNHFLYDRGFVSHKEPFKRLINQGMIQGRTQFVYRSNENENIFISKGLIKKDTEVTPIRTDVNMVENDALDIEAFKKWRSEFANAQFELEDGKYICGWEIEKMSKSKYNVVNPDDIIDKYGADCFRMYEMFLGPIEQSKPWNTAGIEGVSKFLKRFWNLYLDENGNSKMTSTGATTEELKVLHRTLDKLAKDIENFSFNTCVSAFMIAVNELTSAKTSSQDILLPLLKAICPFAPHTAETIWSQLGKTGSIIVEEFPAVDEKYLVDDTIEYPVSINGKMRVKINLAADIDEAQAREAAMTNETVLKWLEGREIKKFIFVKGRMINVVV from the coding sequence ATGCAGTATTCCCCCAGTGCGATAGACCAGGCGGCTAAGAAAATATGGTCAGATAAAGATATTTACAAAATAGAAAACGATATTTCTAAGCCAAAACATTATGTCTTAGAGATGTTTCCCTATCCCAGTGGCGCTGGCTTGCATGTAGGTCATCCACTAGGCTATGTAGCTAGTGATATCTATGCACGATTCAAGCGGATGAAAGGTTTCAATGTACTGCACCCCATGGGTTTTGATAGCTTCGGCTTGCCTGCAGAGCAGTATGCTATTGAGACAGGCAAAGACCCTAGAGACACCACCAAGGAAAATATAGCTACTTATAAGAATCAGCTCAATAAAATTGGTCTAAGTTTTGACTGGTCGAGAGAAGTCGTGACGAGCAGCCCAGAATATTACAAATGGACGCAGTGGCTATTTATCGAAATGTTTAATTCTATTTATTGTTATGAAAACCTATGCGCTTATTCAATCGATGTCTTAATAAGACATTTCGAAGAGCATGGGAATTATAACAATACCGCCTTTACCAATAACCAAGTCAAAGCCTTTTCAGCCGAAGAATGGAAAAACTATTCTGAAAAAGAGAAAAGTGATATTCTGATGAACTATCGCCTCATCTATACAAGTATGGGTGAAGTCAACTGGTGTGAGGCTTTAGGAACTGTACTCGCAAATGATGAAGTCATCAATGGGCGAAGTGAGCGCGGAAATCACCCAGTAGTCAAAAAGAAAATGCGACAATGGTCGCTGCGAATGACAGCTTATGCCGATAGATTATTGCAGGGACTAGAAGAAGTAGATTTTTCCAATTCATTAAAAGATCAACAACGAAATTGGATAGGGAAATCTACAGGAGCTCAAGTTACTTTTCCGTTAGTAACCAATAGGTCATTCATTGTATTCATTGAGGCTGCATTGAATGATAATTCAAATGACAAGACTTCGTTTTCCTTGGGTGCAATTGATGATTCATTTTCTCAAATTTTATCTGAAAAATCTGGGATTAAACTAAATCAAGAATACCAATTTGAAATTGACAACTACGCCGTTAGGCATATTTTCGAGCGTCATGGCAATACCTGTCTAGAAGAGAAACGTGGACAAAAGAGCGTAAATTCTTATGATTTCGAACTATTGATGGATGTCTTATTGAAACCAGACAATGTCATATACGGAGGTGTAAACTTGCGAGGACTTCCAACTATAATTTTCACTAAGCAAATAAGAAAAGCAAATTATGTAGCTGTATTTGAGATTAGAAAGGGAAGAAAAAAAATAAACTTAAGTACCTTTAGAATAAATAAAGGGAAGACTGGACTACAATCTTCCCTCTTAATCGAGGGAGCTATGCCTTCTAGAAATCTAGAATCCTTCTCTGAAACGCCCAAGACGATACTCGATAGTGCAAAGATAGACAAAATATATCTAACCAATAGAAAAAACATACTAGTTTACACTACTCGTCCTGATACCATCTTCGGAGCTACCTTTATGGTGATGGCACCTGAACATACGATAGTTTCTAAGATAGTGACCGATGAATATAAAACGAAGGTCAATGAATATATCGCTTATTGTAAATCGAAATCGGATATAGACAGACAAGCCGAAAAAGAAGTAAGTGGACAGTTTACGGGGGCTTATGCTATTCATCCATTCACTGGGAAATTGCTTCCTATCTATATCGCCGAATACGTATTGATGGGATACGGCACGGGTGCTATCATGGCAGTGCCAGCAGAGGATGAGCGAGACAGAAAATTTGCCGAGAAGTTTGGTATAGAGATTATCGAAATATTTGATAAAAAAGGAATAGAAAAATCGGAAATTGGAGACAAACAAGGTATTCTTAAGAATTCTGATTTTATAAATGGACTGAATTGGAAAGATGGCTTCGACAAGGTGATAGTACGAATGGAAGATGATGGTATCGGAGAACGCAAGACGCAGTTTCGACTTCGCGATGCTAACTTCAGTCGTCAACGATACTGGGGCGAACCTATTCCTATTTTATGGAAAGATGAAATACCTTATCCATTAGATAAGTCTCAATTACCTTTATTAAACCCCGATGTAGATTCTTTTCTTCCCTCAAAAGATGGACAAGCGCCCAATGCTAGAAATGAAAAATGGGTGCATGAAATAGAAGGCTATACGCGTGAAGTAGACACTATGCCTGCTTTTGCAGGTTCTTCATGGTATTTCCTCCGTTATATGGATCCACAGAATGACAAGGAATTTGTATCGAAAAATATAGCTAAGTATTGGGGGCAAGTCGATTTGTATCAAGGAGGATCTGAACACGCCGTAGGTCATCTTTTGTATTCCCGCTACTTCAATCACTTCCTTTACGACCGAGGTTTTGTCTCACATAAAGAGCCTTTCAAAAGGTTGATTAATCAGGGGATGATACAGGGTAGAACGCAGTTTGTTTATCGTTCTAATGAAAATGAAAACATATTTATCTCTAAAGGATTAATAAAAAAGGATACCGAAGTTACACCAATTCGAACTGATGTAAATATGGTAGAAAACGATGCTTTAGATATCGAAGCTTTCAAAAAATGGAGGAGTGAATTTGCGAATGCCCAATTCGAATTAGAAGATGGGAAATATATCTGTGGCTGGGAAATCGAAAAAATGTCCAAGTCCAAATACAATGTCGTTAATCCCGATGATATTATCGATAAATATGGTGCAGATTGTTTTCGAATGTATGAGATGTTTCTAGGTCCCATAGAGCAGTCCAAACCATGGAATACTGCGGGGATAGAGGGTGTATCCAAATTTTTAAAGCGTTTTTGGAATTTGTATTTGGATGAAAATGGCAATTCTAAAATGACCTCTACTGGAGCAACCACAGAGGAGCTAAAAGTGCTACATCGTACTCTCGATAAACTCGCCAAGGATATCGAAAACTTTTCATTCAATACTTGTGTGAGTGCTTTTATGATAGCAGTGAATGAATTGACATCGGCGAAAACATCGAGCCAAGATATTTTACTGCCACTATTAAAGGCTATTTGTCCATTTGCGCCCCATACTGCCGAGACTATTTGGTCTCAGTTGGGTAAAACGGGCTCTATCATCGTAGAAGAATTTCCTGCGGTAGATGAAAAATATCTCGTAGATGACACCATAGAATATCCCGTATCCATCAATGGTAAAATGCGAGTCAAGATAAACCTAGCTGCCGATAT